A region of Culicoides brevitarsis isolate CSIRO-B50_1 chromosome 1, AGI_CSIRO_Cbre_v1, whole genome shotgun sequence DNA encodes the following proteins:
- the LOC134827694 gene encoding probable pyruvate dehydrogenase E1 component subunit alpha, mitochondrial isoform X1, with protein MIKSCNKTLGNRGLFGILKVLSASPKSNGYATEASFETKPYKLHRLEQGPSTNVSVTREDALKFYSQMYAIRRLENAAGSLYKEKIIRGFCHLYSGQEACAVGMRGAMRDQDAAITAYRCHGWTYLMGVSLQGVLSELTGRKPGCARGKGGSMHMYTKNFYGGNGIVGAQVPLGVGISFAQKYLGNNGVCIALYGDGAANQGQLFEVYNIAKLWKTPTIFVCENNGYGMGTSAERASANINYYTRGDFVPGIWVDGMDVLAVREATRFAIEHALSEQGPILMETQTYRYSGHSMSDPGTSYRSRDEIQEVRQTRDPITSFREKITSTGLVTVEELKKIEADIRAEVDNAQKMSKTDPEVSMDELTTDVYANPENIPTIRGAIPTVEIPHARKGKAVNL; from the exons G ccatACAAGCTTCATCGATTGGAGCAAGGTCCCAGCACAAATGTCTCCGTAACTCGTGAAGATGCTTTGAAATTCTACAGTCAAATGTACGCCATTCGTCGTTTGGAGAACGCTGCCGGCAGCTTGTACAAGGAAAAAATCATTCGTGGTTTCTGTCATTTGTATTCCGGGCAGGAAGCTTGCGCTGTTGGCATGCGAGGAGCGATGCGTGATCAAGATGCCGCCATTACTGCGTACCGTTGTCACGGTTGGACCTACTTGATGGGCGTTTCGTTGCAAGGCGTTTTGTCGGAACTCACGGGACGTAAGCCTGGATGTGCTCGTGGCAAGGGAGGCTCAATGCACATGTACACAAAGAACTTTTACGGCGGAAATGGCATCGTAGGAGCTCAAGTTCCTCTCGGAGTTGGCATTTCCTTCGCACAAAAGTATCTCGGCAACAATGGAGTTTGCATTGCCTTGTATGGCGATGGTGCCGCTAACCAAGGACAACTCTTCGAAGTCTACAACATTGcaaaattgtggaaaactcCGACAATTTTCGTGTGTGAGAACAACGGTTACGGCATGGGAACGTCTGCTGAACGTGCTTCTGCCAACATCAACTATTACACTCGTGGCGACTTTGTACCTGGCATCTGGGTCGATGGTATGGATGTCTTGGCAGTTCGGGAAGCCACTCGATTTGCCATTGAACATGCTTTGAGTGAACAGGGACCTATTTTGATGGAAACCCAAACTTAtcg ttattCGGGTCACTCCATGTCGGATCCAGGCACCAGTTACCGTTCACGCGACGAAATCCAAGAAGTTCGTCAAACGCGTGACCCCATCACATCATTCAGGGAAAAAATTACCTCAACTGGCCTCGTTACCGTGGAAGAACTCAAGAAAATCGAAGCCGATATCCGTGCAGAAGTCGATAATgcgcaaaaaatgtcaaaaaccgACCCCGAAGTCTCCATGGACGAACTCACAACCGATGTCTACGCCAATCCAGAAAATATTCCCACAATCCGTGGCGCTATTCCAACTGTCGAAATACCTCATGCAAGAAAGGGCAAAGCTGTCAACTTgtaa
- the LOC134827694 gene encoding probable pyruvate dehydrogenase E1 component subunit alpha, mitochondrial isoform X2 codes for MGSGASKNVQVTKEIGKKVLSASPKSNGYATEASFETKPYKLHRLEQGPSTNVSVTREDALKFYSQMYAIRRLENAAGSLYKEKIIRGFCHLYSGQEACAVGMRGAMRDQDAAITAYRCHGWTYLMGVSLQGVLSELTGRKPGCARGKGGSMHMYTKNFYGGNGIVGAQVPLGVGISFAQKYLGNNGVCIALYGDGAANQGQLFEVYNIAKLWKTPTIFVCENNGYGMGTSAERASANINYYTRGDFVPGIWVDGMDVLAVREATRFAIEHALSEQGPILMETQTYRYSGHSMSDPGTSYRSRDEIQEVRQTRDPITSFREKITSTGLVTVEELKKIEADIRAEVDNAQKMSKTDPEVSMDELTTDVYANPENIPTIRGAIPTVEIPHARKGKAVNL; via the exons G ccatACAAGCTTCATCGATTGGAGCAAGGTCCCAGCACAAATGTCTCCGTAACTCGTGAAGATGCTTTGAAATTCTACAGTCAAATGTACGCCATTCGTCGTTTGGAGAACGCTGCCGGCAGCTTGTACAAGGAAAAAATCATTCGTGGTTTCTGTCATTTGTATTCCGGGCAGGAAGCTTGCGCTGTTGGCATGCGAGGAGCGATGCGTGATCAAGATGCCGCCATTACTGCGTACCGTTGTCACGGTTGGACCTACTTGATGGGCGTTTCGTTGCAAGGCGTTTTGTCGGAACTCACGGGACGTAAGCCTGGATGTGCTCGTGGCAAGGGAGGCTCAATGCACATGTACACAAAGAACTTTTACGGCGGAAATGGCATCGTAGGAGCTCAAGTTCCTCTCGGAGTTGGCATTTCCTTCGCACAAAAGTATCTCGGCAACAATGGAGTTTGCATTGCCTTGTATGGCGATGGTGCCGCTAACCAAGGACAACTCTTCGAAGTCTACAACATTGcaaaattgtggaaaactcCGACAATTTTCGTGTGTGAGAACAACGGTTACGGCATGGGAACGTCTGCTGAACGTGCTTCTGCCAACATCAACTATTACACTCGTGGCGACTTTGTACCTGGCATCTGGGTCGATGGTATGGATGTCTTGGCAGTTCGGGAAGCCACTCGATTTGCCATTGAACATGCTTTGAGTGAACAGGGACCTATTTTGATGGAAACCCAAACTTAtcg ttattCGGGTCACTCCATGTCGGATCCAGGCACCAGTTACCGTTCACGCGACGAAATCCAAGAAGTTCGTCAAACGCGTGACCCCATCACATCATTCAGGGAAAAAATTACCTCAACTGGCCTCGTTACCGTGGAAGAACTCAAGAAAATCGAAGCCGATATCCGTGCAGAAGTCGATAATgcgcaaaaaatgtcaaaaaccgACCCCGAAGTCTCCATGGACGAACTCACAACCGATGTCTACGCCAATCCAGAAAATATTCCCACAATCCGTGGCGCTATTCCAACTGTCGAAATACCTCATGCAAGAAAGGGCAAAGCTGTCAACTTgtaa
- the LOC134827693 gene encoding putative fatty acyl-CoA reductase CG5065 produces the protein MTPKFSTISSVPDFYRGANILITGSTGFLGLVLVEKLLSSCPDLNKIYAIVRPKRGKSVQERKIIFSESELFVNLLAKNPQILDKLELIEGDMSLPRLGLSDTDWEKLKCVSIFFHSAASVRFDEPLKEAILGHVRGTRELLELASSCKNIKAFVHVSTAYCNMHNGSLEEIKELRVQEKLYPDIDDWKNVIKLAENLDKELLQHLTQHFTKFSLNNYLYTKALSENVSKAYQDKIPIVMYRPSIVIAKAIGPMRGWINNLNGPYGISVAVLLGLCRVVYGNPSVAWDVVPVDVTINGMIISAAKRHLVDDTTVVYNCSFEKTSSLDVINSSKYFAHLLPFSDMIWCQSVDITQCKVNYRLKCILLHLLPAYLIDTFLVFSGKKPRLQKVQRKIKAAMEAIHYFITHTFEICNFNYMNLSNFVNDADKKTFDIRIMEEKKNRPDFNKNAIVHIRKYLLKDPDETLPAARKKFQRIKFADKTIKAAFWSACVYFYCMWLANL, from the exons ATGActccaaaattttcaactatttcAAGCGTTCCTGACTTTTATAGAGgcgcaaatattttaataacggGCTCAACGGGATTTCTGGGCCTCGTTTTggtggaaaaattattgagcAGTTGTCcggatttgaataaaatttacgcGATTGTTCGTCCGAAACGCGGAAAATCTGTGCaggaacgaaaaataattttttctgaaagtgAG CTCTTCGTCAATTTATTGGCCAAAAATCCGcaaattttggataaattggAGTTAATTGAGGGTGACATGAGTTTACCACGGCTTGGATTGTCAGATACTGattgggaaaaattgaaatgtgtctcaattttttttcattctgctGCCTCCGTACGCTTTGATGAGCCCTTAAAAGAAGCAATTCTTGGTCACGTGCGTGGAACAAGGGAATTATTGGAATTAGCATCGAGTTGTAAGAACATTAAAGCCTTTGTACATGTTTCAACAGCTTATTGCAATATGCATAACGGATCTTTGGAAGAAATTAAGGAGCTTCGTGTGCAGGAAAAACTTTATCCGGACATTGATGATtggaaaaatgtcataaaattggctgaaaatttagataaagagCTTTTGCAGCATTTGACGCAGCA CTTCACTAAATTCTCATTGAACAATTATTTGTACACGAAAGCATTGTCGGAAAACGTTTCCAAGGCGTATCAAGACAAAATCCCGATCGTCATGTATCGCCCCTCGATCGTAATTGCCAAAGCCATCGGTCCAATGAGAGGTTGGATAAACAACTTGAACGGTCCTTATGGAATTTCGGTTGCAGTATTGCTCGGATTGTGTCGCGTAGTTTACGGAAACCCATCTGTGGCATGGGATGTCGTTCCCGTGGATGTAACTATCAACGGTATGATCATCAGTGCCGCTAAACGTCATCTCGTCGACGACACTACCGTCGTTTACAATTGCAGCTTTGAGAAAACTTCTTCTTTGGACGTCATCAACTCCTCAAAGTACTTTGCACATTTATTGCCGTTCTCGGACATGATTTGGTGCCAAAGTGTCGACATCACGCAATGCAAAGTCAATTACCGgctaaaatgtattttgttgCATTTGCTTCCAGCATACTTAATTGACACATTTTTAGTCTTTTCCGGCAAAAAACCGCGATTACAAAAAGTCCAAAGGAAAATTAAAGCCGCAATGGAggcaattcattattttatcacCCACACGTTCGAAATTTGCAACTTTAACTATATGAACTTGAGCAATTTTGTAAATGACGCAGATAAAAAGACGTTTGACATCAGAATCATggaagagaagaaaaacagaccggatttcaataaaaatgccaTTGTTCACATCCGAAAGTACTTGTTGAAGGATCCAGACGAAACTCTTCCAgcagcacgaaaaaaatttcaacgcaTCAAATTTGCAGACAAAACTATCAAAGCTGCGTTTTGGAGTGCCtgcgtttatttttattgcatgtgGCTGGCAAAcctttaa